One window of Vicia villosa cultivar HV-30 ecotype Madison, WI unplaced genomic scaffold, Vvil1.0 ctg.002157F_1_1, whole genome shotgun sequence genomic DNA carries:
- the LOC131638058 gene encoding uncharacterized protein LOC131638058 — protein sequence MVIDTPASDSVTTLSACLNFSVNIFGREFRMDLTVLFPEAINADDLAMTARQVKEAVEDGATMFILFTLMNLKEKAVSSELPVVCDFSEVFLEDVNELPSEREVEFAIDLNSGTSPV from the exons atggttattgacactcctgcgtcagATTCAGTAACTACTTTGTCTGCTTGCTTGAATTTTTCGGTCAATATTTTTGGAAGGGAATTCAGAATGGACTTA ACGGTGTTGTTTCCTGAGGCTATTAATGCCGACGATCTGGctatgactgctagacaagtgaaaGAGGCCGTTGAAGACGGTGCAACAATGTTTATATTGTTTacattgatgaacttgaaggAGAAGGCAGTGAGTAGTGAATTACCAGTGGTATGTGACTTTTCGGAAGTTTTTCTAGAGGATGTGAACGAGTTACCGTCGGAAAGAGAGGTAGAGTTTGCTATTGATTTGAATtcgggaactagtcctgtgtag